CATGACCAGGTAGAAGCCATGACTCTGGGAGACCGGATCGTGATCATGAACAAGGGCGAAATCATGCAAATGGCTACCCCGATGGAGTTGTTTAAAAATCCTGCCAATAAATTTGTGGCTGAATTCATTGGCACCCCAAAAATGAATTTTCTCACCGGCACTCTCTTCCAAACAAACCAAAAAATAGTGCTCAAAAGTGATTTTTTTGAGTTCGATCTTTCAGGGCTCTCCCTGAAAGATATTAAAAATCACATAGGCAAGGAAGTAGACCTGGGCATCAGGTCAGAAGATATACATGCCGATGCAACAGGGTTAAAACAATTCGCCCGGATCAGCACCCATATTATTGCCAGTGAGTTATTGGGCAATGAAAAACTCATTTATTCAGAATTTGGCGGCAAGGATATGGTTTCGAAATTCCGGTCAGAATACGCCATAGAGATCAATACCACCGTAGATCTATACGTCAACCTGGAAAAGGCCTATTTTTTTGATGGAGCTACCGGCCAATCTATAAAATAAAAAAAAACGCACAGGAAGTTTTTTAGAACCTGTCTAATTTAATAGCTTTGCACTTTTATTCATGTTTTCAGTTTTTATTCAGATTCTTCGCATAGCTTTGCGCCCTTCTTTCATTTTACACCACAGTTTCCGAGATGAAAAATACATATTTCGACTTAATCAATCAGACCTACTATTTCCCGCAGGAAGGCCTTGATCTCAATAACGGATACCTTTATTTTCATGGAGTTTCCCTCCAACATTTGATCGACACTTATGGTACGCCGTTCAGGATTACCTATTTGCCAAAAATTGGAGATCAAATAAAAAAAGCCACCAACTGGTTCAATAAAGCCATGAAGGTCAATGGTTATAAAGGCGACTATTATTATTGTTACTGCACCAAGTGTTGTCACTTTGAGCACGTCATCAGTAAAGCACTCGAATACGGTGTGAATCTGGAAACTTCTTCAAGTTTTGATATTGATCTGATCCTTAAATTATACGAAAAAGGTAAAATTGACACCTCCATTGTTTTGGTACACAATGGCTACAAAACAGATGAATACCTGGAAAAAATCATTAAGCTGAATGAATTGGGATTCAAAAATTCCATAGCGGTGATGGACAGCATGGAGGAACTGGACAGGCTATACAAGCGCCTGAAAGAGCCTATTAAAATAGGGATCAGGCTGGCCACTGACCTTCAGCCCCAATCCCCCTATTATACTTCCAGGCTGGGCATCAGGTCGTCGGAGATCATCAACTTTTACAAAAGCAAAATTGCCCGAAAATCAAAAGTGGAACTGAAAATGCTCCATTTTTTCGTAGATTCAGGAATTCGGGACACCTTATACTACTGGGGTGAATTCAATAAGGCCCTAAAGGTTTTTGTTGAACTTAAAAAAATTGCCCCTTCCCTGGACTCACTCAACATCGGAGGAGGGTTTCCCATTAAGAATAATCTCGGCTTTGAGTATGATTATAAATACATGGTCGGGGAGATTGTTCAGAATATCAAGGAAGAATGTATGAATGCAGGCGTTGAAGAGCCCGATATCTACACAGAGTTTGGAAAGTATTCAGTTGGAGAAAGCGGAGCCGTTATCTTCCAGGTATTGGAACAAAAGATTCAAAACGATACCGAAAACTGGTATATCATCAACAATAGCCTGATGAATACCATTCCCGATGCCTGGAGTATCCTGGAAAAATTCGTACTCCTGCCCGTCAACAAATGGAACGATGAATACGAAAAAGTAAATATCGGCGGGATCAGTTGTGATCATTCCGATTATTATAATTCTGAAGAGCTCAATCAACAAATCTTTCTCCCTAAAATGGATCCTAAAGACAAGGAACCCCTTTATATTGGGTTTTTCTATACCGGGGCTTACCAGGATGCCATCAGTGGGTACGGAGGCATCAAACATTGTCTGATCCCGTCCCCGAAACATATTGTAGTCGACCGCGATAATACAGGTAACTATACCGTCGCTTTATACAGGGATGAACAGCAGGCTGAAGATATGTTACGTATTTTAGGTTATTAATTGTCGGAAGCATTTATTGTGAAATTTTAAATTTGAATAATAATGGAAAGACCAATCACAAATTTCATGCTGGAACATTACCGGCATTTCAATGCTGCGACCACTGTTGACGCAGCAAAGGCCTATGTGGACCAACTTGAAAGTGGACATAATATGATGATCACCCTTGCCGGGGCAATGAGTACCGCCGAATTGGGAAAATCACTGGCAGAAATGATACGCCAGGACAAAGTTCAGATCATCACCTGCACCGGCGCAAACCTGGAGGAAGACATTTTCAACCTGGTGGCACACACGCATTACAAAAGGGTGCCCAATTACAGAGACCTTAGCCCACAGGATGAAATGGATCTTTTGAACCATCACTTCAACCGCGTGACCGATACCTGTATTCCTGAAGAAGAAGCCATGCGTCGAATTGAGCAAAAACTGGTGGACGTCTGGACCAAGGCAAAAAATGAAGGAAAACGGTTTTTTCCTCACGAATTCCTCTATCAAATAATTCGTTCCGGCGTGTTGGAAGGATCTCTCGATATTGATCCCAAAGACTCATGGATGGTAGCTGCCTGTGAAAAAAACCTGCCAATCATCGTACCGGGATGGGAAGATTCCACGACCGGCAATATGTTTGCCGCAAGATGTATGCGGGGAGAGTTCCAGTCTTCCATTGTGAAATCAGGAATTGAATATATGATGTTTTTGGCAGACTGGTATATGAAAAACGCAGGCAACAAAGGAGTCGGTTTTTTCCAGATCGGAGGTGGTATAGCTGGAGACTTCCCCATTTGCACCGTCCCAATGCTTCGGCAGGATATGGAACTTGATGAAACTCCTTTTTGGTCTTATTTTTGTCAAATCAGCGATTCAACCACTAGCTACGGATCCTATTCAGGTGCCGTGCCCAATGAAAAAATAACCTGGGAAAAACTGGATATTGAGACGCCTAAGTTTGTCATCGAAAGTGATGCTACAATCGTTGCACCCTTAATTTTTGCATATATACTCGGGTGGTAAACGAGTGTAAAAAAGCTTAAAACAGCGCAGCATTATTTAGTTGAAATTCAGATTTCAATTCAGTATTTATTCAGATTTTACCTGTAAAATTGCACTGAAATAAAATCAGGACCCCAATAAGGTTAATTATTGTTGATTTAACTTTTTAAAAATCACCCGAAAAAAACCTGCCATGCCGGTCGTTGCGCCATCCCGCCCAGCAAAAAAAAATGGTAATAAAGGTTTTTTCTTCATTATTTTTTTAGAATTAAACTTGTATCTTGGCGGCGCATTACGAAATTTTAAACAACCAGGTATGTCTAATGAAAGCCCAAACGCGAACCGTTATTCCAACGAAGAGCTCGCGGAGTTTAAGGTAATTATCGAACAAAAGCTTCAAAAAGCCAATGAGGCTTTAAAGTTCATTCTCGATCAGATTGAAGCCATCACTGAGGTCGGAAGTGAAGGCGACTGGATGGACGACACTTCCAATAGCAATGATCTTAAAATGCTATACACTATGGAGGGCCGCCACCGTAAACACATTATTGATTTGGAGAATGCCATGCTCCGCATCAAAAATAAAACTTATGGAGTTTGTTTGGCAACAGGTGAATTGATCGACAAACGTCGTTTGATGGCTGTGCCTACGACCACCAAAAGTCTTGAGGCCAAAATGATTGAGGCAAATCCTCCTAAAAAAGTTAACCGTCCCAGTACGGATGAAGAGAAAAGGATTCGAAAAGAAACCAAGCCAGTTTCTATTGTTAAAATCAAAAAGAAGGAAGTTAAATCTCCTGAAAAAATCAATCTCAAAGATCCTCTTGATTTTGTAAATGACGATCTGGATGATGATTTCGATGATCCTTTCCTCGGCGAAGATGACTTTTTAGCGGATGACATTAATTTTGACATCGATCTCGACGATTAAATAAGGTGGGTTTGCCAAAAGTATCTTTGCTCTAAATTGAATTCCCGGTTTTAAAAGTTACCATTGAAAGTGCTTTTAACCGGGAATTTTAAATTCCACTTGAATCGTCTATAATCTTTTCTCCTCCAAAAGAGCGAATTTCCTGCTCCCGTGCATTTTTTATAACCATTTCTTTTTTATCTTAGGCCAAACAACCTCTGATCTTTATTCAAAGGAATCCATAATTCAAAGAAATGAAACTACTATTAGTAGAAGACGAACCGGATTTACTCAGCTTGATGGAGAGGTATTTAAAGAGAGAAGGATACCTTTGTGAGCACGCTTCCAATTTTAAGGATGGGTTTATCAAAATAAACAATTACGAGTATGATTGTGCCATCATAGACCTGAACCTTCCCGGAGGGGACGGGCTGAAACTCGTAAAAATGCTCAGAGAAGATAATTCTGAAACAGGCATCCTAATCGTCTCGGCAAGAAATACAGTGGAAGACAGGATCAGGGGGCTGGAGATCGGAGCTGACGATTACCTGACCAAACCTTTTAACCTTTCCGAATTAAATGCCCGTATTAAGGCAGTATTGCGTCGCAAAACCAACCAGTTTAATAATGAACTCAACTTCGGAAAATTAATCCTCAATACGGATGAGCGAACCGCTATCGCTGATGGCAATTTACTGCAACTGACCAAAAAAGAATACGATATCCTTGTTTTTCTGGCCAGAAATAAAAACCGCGTCGTTACCAAAGACAGTATTGCCGAACACCTTTGGGGTGATTATATGGACAATGCCGTTTCCTTTGATTTTATTTATGCCCATGTAAAAAACCTGAGGAAAAAACTTGCCGAGAACAACTGCGGCGAATTCCTTAAAACTGTTTATGGTATTGGTTATAAATTCCATGGAAATTGATGCAATTGAAAAAACAATACAGTTTACCTATTGCCATAGCGCTGGCCTCCGCCATGCTTTTAACCGTATTCTTATTCCCTCCGGAATGGTACCTGAAAGTGGCCATTGTCGTCATCGTCCCCTGCATGGTCCTAATTATTGGAAACCGTTTGGTTACCTCCGAGCGGATAAATGCCATCAGGAGTCAATTGGAAAATATTATTCAAACGCTTGAAGGATTTGACCTGGATGAACCTAAGAAAGTGACCTTCGAAATTTCACACCTTCCCATTTTTAATGAATTAAACGAATACCTGATGGATCTCATCGACCGGGTCAGGTCAAACTACCACGCTAATAAACAATTCACCCAAAATGCCTCTCACGAACTTCAAACCCCTCTAGCCATTATAAAGGGACATGCAGAACTTTTACTACAGTCGCGAAACATAAGAAAAAAAGAAAGCGAAGCCCTTGGACTCATCCTTCAAAATGCCAACCGGCTTTCAAAGATCAACAATGCGCTGATTCTATTGTCAAAAATCGAACACCATAGGTTTGCAGATACTGAAATGGTAAACTTTTCAAAGGTCACAGACGATATCCTTAGTAATTTTGACGACCTGATCCAGATGAATGGCATTACCATAAAGAAAATCAATAATGCCGATATGGTAGTGGAAATGAGTAAATCCCTTGCCGAAATACTCATCACCAATTTAATCCAGAATGCCATCAGGCACAATTTGAAAAACGGGTTCATAGAAATGGTGTACGCTGCCGATGAGTTTTTGGTGACCAACCCGGGAGTAGAACTGGAATATCCCCCGGAAAGACTTTTTAAGCGTTTTAAAAAACAGTCCACCTCTGAAGAAAGCATCGGACTGGGGTTATCCATTATTAAAAAGATATGCGATCAAAACAATTTGGAGGTTGCTTACCTTCACCACGATAATATGCACACCTTTAAGATCAAACGGCTTAAAAATTATGCCCGCATTTAATTTTACTCGCCAATCCACCTGTATTTTGCCGGATTAAACCTGAAGTATTGAGGATTCACCTCTTCAAAAGGAATTTTTTGAAAATTGGTCAATAAATACTTTTTCTCCGCCAACTCCTCTTTATATTGGCCTTTTCTTTGAAGCATCAGCAAGCAAAATGATTTTTCCTTTCCCTCCATGGCACTTAATAAAATAGATTCATAGGAGATTCCCCAACTGATGATCATTTTATCTTCAATCTCCGGCGAATTTTGCATGACAAATAACTGTCCTCCTTCCTTTTCCTGCTCCTCCCCTATTTTTTGGGAAATCCATTCCAATCTTTCTGTATATGGCTTATGATTCATAAAAATAGCGAACAGCCGGAATCCAAAAATAATAATCAAAAAAGTTACAATACGATTTAATTTAACCTTTGGGAGTATTTCAAAAACAAAAGGAGTCATCACAAATATGGTCAATGGCATGTAACTAACCTCAATGTAAAATCTATACGTAGCATGTGGAGAACCAATATGTACCAGGGCCAGGTATCCCAGGCAGGAAAGCAATACAAACCCTGCAGAGACCCAGTTTTTCCTCCTAAGATACCAGGCCTCAACCACAAACAGGAAAATGGGGAAGAAGTACCAGTACTTTAGGCTATTGACCAAAAATTTCCTGTTAACCGGCATAGACAAATAATTGGGGAAATAATCAGTCAACCCTTTGGTAAACTGTTCAAATTTGCCGGAATCATACCAGTTTCCGGCAAACAAATGTTTTAACACCATTACCAAAATGAAAAAACCGGCGGTGACATACATTTCCTTTCGCCTGAAATCCGGTTGGGTCAATAAGAAAAAAAGAAAAAGAAAGAAAAAGGGAACAAAAATGAGCGGATGGTAAAATACCAGGGTGGGAATCAAAAAGAAGACAAAAAGCTTTTGCCACCCTTTTTTCAGGGTTGGAAAACGCAGCAAAAAAGCATAAAAAAAGAGGGTAAAAGCCAGCCCCTGCTGAAATTCTGAAGTGGCCCAATAAAATCCATCCAACACCGTCAGGGTAAATAAAAATACGAGTACCAGCCCCATATAATCATTTTTGAACCATTTGACAATCAAAAGGTACAAACAAAGATACAAGAGCGTGAAAGATATGGAATACAGGATTAAAACGACCTCCAGTGGAAATCCTGCCTGAATAGCTAAATAGGGTAAAACATGAACGATGGCCGATCCAAATCGAAAGACCTGAACCTGCAACCCTCCCTCCTGTATCATCAAAAAAGTCTGGTAGGCAATGTCAGCAAAAAGGGTCCGCTCTTTATAAAAAACAACCGACAGCAACAGCAACAAAACCATGGTAACGAAGCCCGTTCTTGCCGGCCATCGATTTGAAAATCGGTATGGGTATTCCATGCTTGTTATTCGAAATCTTTGTACAGGATATATTTTTTCCTCATGATCTTATAATTCGTAAGATCTTCCTGCCAGGAGCTCCTGATCTGATCTTCCGACATGCCCGCTTTAATTTGCTGGCGAAGGGTTTCATTTCCGGCCAACTTTTCAAAAAAATCAGTCTTTAAGAAAAAATTATCCTTATCGGGAAACTGATGATAGGCTTTTAATAAATAGCCCAGGTCAATTCGCCGCTGATTCCTGATAGTCTCCAACGGGATAGTGGTCAGGTCTTCCCCATAACACAATTGATCCTGCAACTTGGGGAATTTTGCGCCTGGCATAGAGACCGGAGTAAAGGAAAAACCACTATCCGGCAAAGCAGGATGCCCATACAACTGGAACTGTTTGTTGGTTCCCCTGCCTTCACTAAGCACCGTTGCTTCAAAAAAACAAATCGAAGGATACAGGTAAATGGACCGGCTATTGGGCAGGTTAGGCGAAGGTTTGACAGGCAATTCATAAAAAGTATTGTGGTCATAATTTTCACAGGGAATCACCGTCAGATCACATGATTCCGCACTGTTTATCCAGCGCTCGCCAGTGATCATCATCGCAAACTCACCACTGGTTAAACCATGAACCACAGGAACCGGATGCATGCCTACAAAAGACCTCCATGCAGTATCCAATACCGGACCATCAACATAGTAGCCATTGGGGTTGGGCCGGTCGAGAATCACCAGGGGAATCCCATATTCCGCACAGGCTTCCATCACCAGGGTCATGGTAGAGATATAGGTATAAAAACGCACCCCGACATCCTGCACATCATACACCAACAGGTCTATCCCTTCCAAATCTTCCTTAGAAGGTTTTCGCTTTTTGCCGTAAAGGGAAGTTATGGGTACTCCGGTTTTAGGGTCAAGGCCATCGGTTAGCTTCTCCCCGGCGTCAGCGTCCCCCCTGAATCCATGCTCAGGAGCAAATACTTTCCTGATATTTACACCCAGAGAGAATAAACTGTCTACCAAATGAACGGAGCCAATGGTTGAAGTTTGGTTGACTACCATAGCAATGCGATTGCCTTCCAATAATGGCATATAGACCTCTACCCTTTCAGCTGCTGTCTTGACGACTTTATTTTCGGCAACAGGCTGAGGCATGGCCTGTGTTTTTGATTCGAATACACAATTTTGTTGAAAAATTGTAAAAAAAAGAACAATTATTTTTAACTTCACCGTGTTGATATTTTGATGCTGTGATATTGCGATTGTTTGATTCTATGATTTGATACTTTGATATTGTATGTCGGATAAAATTTATGCCATTGTAGATATCGAAACGACAGGCGGTCGGGCCAGCCGGGATAAAATTACGGAAATTGCCATAGTTTTACACGATGGCGAAGATATTATTGATACTTACGAGACACTAATTAACCCTGAATGTTCCATTCCTTATGGCATAACCGAACTCACAGGTATCAACCAGGAAATGGTAGCCGATGCTCCCAAGTTTTATGAGGTGGCCCGGAAGATCGTCGAAATGACGGAGGATTGTATTTTTGTGGCACACAATGTCCGGTTTGATTATGGTTTCATCCGTACGGAATTCCAGCGATTGGGATTTAGTTTTGTCCGCAAACAATTGTGCACGGTGCGTCTGGCCAGAAAAACGATCCCGGGACTTGGATCTTACGGCCTGAGTAACCTCATCCGTTACATGGGCATTGAAGTGGACAACCGCCACCGCGCTATGGGTGATGCCCTGGCCACTGCCGAATTGTTCCGACGGATCATGGAAGCTCAACAGAATAAAACGGAAGTAGCCAGTATGGTCAACCTGGGGATCAAGGAATCCAAATTGCCAAAGAATATCAACATGGAATACATTCATGCCTTGCCAGAGGAATGTGGCGTTTATTACATGCACGACAAGGAAGGGAAAGTGGTTTATGTTGGAAAAAGTATTGACATCAAAAAGAGGATTGCCAGCCACTTTGCGGAACAATCCTCCAAAGCCTCCAGGTTGCAGCAATTGGTCCATGAGATCACTTACGAACCCACCGGAAGTGAATTGATCGCCCTCCTGCTCGAATCCCATGAGATCAAAAGAATTCGCCCACAGGTAAACAGGGCACAGCGATCCCAAAGATTTCCCTGGGCCATCCATTATTATTACAATGACGACGGGTTTATTTGTTTTGATGTCATAAGAGTGGCGGCTAAAGACAGGGCGAAATATCATTTAATTTCTGAATACCCCAAACCGGCCATTGCCAAGGGGCGGCTCAACTTTGTGCTGGAGAATTTCGAACTTTGTGCCCGATATTGCAATATTCAAAAAGGAAATGGCGCTTGTTTTAATCATCATGTAGGCAAATGCCACGGGGCCTGCGCCGGCAAAGAAGACAGGGCGAGTTACAACATCAGGGCCCAGGAAGCCCTGGAATCTTTAACCGCCATTTTTAAGGAGAATTTTTTTATCATAGATAAAGGCCGATCTGAAGAAGAATTAGGCGTGGTGCTGGTTAGTGATGGCAATTACCAGGGATTTGGCTACATTGACAAGCAGGAGAATCATAATGCTTCTACCCTACTGGACGCCATCAAATACTATCCGGGCAACCCTGAAACCACACGAATCATCCAGTCTTTTTTGAGTAAACATCCGGAAGTGAAGGTGATTAAAATATAGTTTTACACAGGGCCACTCTAAAAAAGGCAGCCCCGGAAAATCCGAAGCTGCCTCAGAAGGAATTAAAATTTAAGGTGCTTAATTCTAATATTCTAAAATCAATCCTTTACAATTTTCAAAGTCGTCGTACCTGTACCACTTTGTATCCTGGCAAAATAAATGCCTTCGGGAAGGGCGACAATATTCAGCTCTGCCGTATTGGTTCCGATTTTGCCCTCTCCGGTTTCCGACATTACAACGGCACCGTTAATACTCATCAGATCAATCTGATACCTGGTGGCTTCTGACAGGTCAAAACGAAGATTGACTTTTTGGGTCGCCGGATTCGGATATGCAGCGGTGGCAGTAATCGCTTCTGTTTCATCAACACCTGTGGTCAGGGAATACTGAGGTGTCCCCGCGAAATCATCTTCATCCAGATTGACGGTGGCGCTTAGCGTATTGGTACAACCCGAGGCACTAATGATCGTAAGGGTTACCTCATAGGTTCCTCCTGCCTGATATTGGTGGATAGGAATAAACTCATCGCTGGTTGAGCCATCACCAAAGTCCCACTGGAATTCAATGGCGTCCGGTGACGACAAATTGAGGAAGAATACCGTATTATCATCGAGGTCGTTGGAAGGGTCACCACCAATAAATGGTACGAACAAGGCCAAACATTCATTTTCATACCAAACGTTGGGATCGGAGAAAACCAGCATACTCACCGTGCTGCTGCAATCATCATTTCCAACGGTAAGGGTAACGATGTAAACACCCGGATTTTCATATACATGAACGGGGTTTTGTTCGCTGCTGGAAGTGCCATCACCGAAGTCCCATGACCAGTAAGTCAGGTCGCCTATAGACACATCGTGGAAAGCAAAAGAAGTACCCACATCATTGGCCAGATCAAAATAGAAGATCGCCTGGCAATCAGGGCCCTCATAGGATCCACCGTTTCCAACGCAAATGTGGAGTTCAAAAACGGAAGTGCAACCTTCTGATGTTTCAATTTCAAGGGTTACTTCGTAGATGCCCTCTCCTGGAAACAAATGCGTCGGATTTTGCTCGGTACTGGTGGTACCGTCACCGAAATTCCAGGCCCATGAAGTGATCTCACCTGTGGAGGCATAAGAGGCATCGGTAAATGAAACTTCAAGTCCAATGATGCCTATCGGGTTATCATAGTTGATGTAAAATTCGGCATAACAATCCTGCTGCCAGTTGCAATCGACGTATGAATCAGGTCCATACCCTTCACATTCGGCAAAACAAGCGTTCGGGAAAGTAAAAATAGCTCCTCCCGTGGCAACGCATACAGGATCCCAGACGTCCGGGCAATTACAATCATTTTGACAATCTACAAAGGAATCAGGGCCGTAACCCTCACACTGTGCAAAACAGGCGTTGATAAATTCAATGATCTGTCCGTCAGGCATTATTACGCAAACCGGATCATAATTCTCGGGGCAATCGCAACCTCCATCGCAAGGGAAATACATATCTGCAGTGAAGCCTTCACACTCCGCATAACAGGCATTTGGAAAAGTTAGGAAGCCCCCGGAAGGAGTAGCCACACATACCGGAGCCCATACATCAGGACAGACACAATCATCCACACAATCTACGTATGAATCCGGGCCGTAACCTTCACATTCGGCAAAACAGGCATTGGGGAAGGTTAAGATAGCTCCCCCTGTAGCCACGCAAACAGGATTCCATTCATCTGTGCAATTGCAATCATTACAATTAACAAAGGAGTCCGGACCGTAACCGGCACACATGGCATAACAATCATTGGAAAAAGTAATTATTTGTCCATCCGCTGTTTGCACACAAACCGGTGCATATAGATCAAAACAATTACAGTCATCTTCGCAATTTACATAAGTATCGGCCCCATAGCCCTCACATTCCGCTAAACACTGGTTGGGGAAGGAAATAATGAGTCCATCCGGAGTGGCCACACATACCGGATCCCAGATGAAATCACAATTACATGGATCCACCCAATCGCATTCGATTAACTGGGCATCTGTATAACCTTCGCATTCAGCAAAACAAATATTACTAAAAGTCACCGTATCGCCGGCGTCGTTTACCGCACAAACAGGATCCCAATAGTCAGGACAGTTGCAGGAAACAATATCATCGATCCAGACTAAAGAGGTAAAAGTGGAAGAACAGGAATCACTCGCGATAGTGAGGGAAACCTCATAAGATCCGGTTTCGGCCCATTCATGAGTGGGGTTAGGTTCAGTGCTCGTGGTGCCATCCCCAAAATTCCACAACCAGGAAGTGGTAGGAGGAAAAGAATAGGAAACATCATAAAAAGCGACTTCATAGGGCTGAACAGAAACCTGCTCGTAATAGAAATACGCATCGCAAACAACCGGAGGATCAACCGGATCGTCGTTGGTGCAAACATAAAAATCGATTACAAAACTCAAGTTGTCCGGGATAGCTGCCAGATCTATGTCCTGCTGTTCCCCGGTACAGAAATCAAAAACGGAAACCACGGCAAGAAAGTCAACAAGTGGACTTATCTCTGCCTCAAATTCAACAGAATAAAATCCGGATTCATCTGTAACAGCATCAAAAACATCTCCTGTGGAGGTTACGATCATCACCGGGTAACCCGGTATTGGCTGAGCCAATCCATCGGGTCCAAAGTAAACATGTCCGCTTATATTAGCTGTTTGGGACATCCCCCAAAAACTCAGCAGCATTAAGGTGAAAGTGTAAAAGGTTTTTAAATTCATTTTTTGTACTTTTGTAATGGTTAAATAATTGTAGAAAATTTATTTTTCCATACAGCCGCCTGTTTTCAGTCGGCTGTATTCGTTTTTTTATAGGTTATTCCCGTTGGATGATCACTTTTTTGGTCAATGACCCCTCCTCTGTATGAATCCTGAGAATGTAAATCCCCGGAGACCATTTTTCCAGATGCCTCACTTCATAAAAATACCTTTCCTCAATCCGCTGCGCTAGAATACATTCTCCTAAGGTATTGAATAATTCAAGGCCCGTCAAAGGAATTTCTGATTCGATATAAAAATAATTTCGTGCCGGGTTCGGGAATAACTTAATACTTTCTCCCAATGGTTCACTAAGGCCAACAGGCAGTGCCTCCGGGCCATAGATCATAAGATTAACACTATCTGAAACGATGGGAACCGACCAAAAATCAGCGTTGACTGATTTTATGTTCCGGATATTGACAATTACATTCGAACTGTCAGCTGGGGAAGCAAGTAAGGTGCCCAGGTCGTCAATAACGATAAGAGAAAGCGTACCGATCTTCCCATGGCCGGCGACTGCCGACATTCCATTTCGGCTTATCGCAATTTCCTTTGTGCCCAATTCACTTTCAGGACCCTGAAAATCAAAACATCCGACACCTACGTTAATCCAGGAATCTTCCTCGGGCACAAAATGGATAGCTGCAATAAATTCGGGATCGTACTCAATGGTAAAGGCAATGCCCTGAAAAGATTC
This sequence is a window from Lewinellaceae bacterium. Protein-coding genes within it:
- a CDS encoding arginine decarboxylase; amino-acid sequence: MKNTYFDLINQTYYFPQEGLDLNNGYLYFHGVSLQHLIDTYGTPFRITYLPKIGDQIKKATNWFNKAMKVNGYKGDYYYCYCTKCCHFEHVISKALEYGVNLETSSSFDIDLILKLYEKGKIDTSIVLVHNGYKTDEYLEKIIKLNELGFKNSIAVMDSMEELDRLYKRLKEPIKIGIRLATDLQPQSPYYTSRLGIRSSEIINFYKSKIARKSKVELKMLHFFVDSGIRDTLYYWGEFNKALKVFVELKKIAPSLDSLNIGGGFPIKNNLGFEYDYKYMVGEIVQNIKEECMNAGVEEPDIYTEFGKYSVGESGAVIFQVLEQKIQNDTENWYIINNSLMNTIPDAWSILEKFVLLPVNKWNDEYEKVNIGGISCDHSDYYNSEELNQQIFLPKMDPKDKEPLYIGFFYTGAYQDAISGYGGIKHCLIPSPKHIVVDRDNTGNYTVALYRDEQQAEDMLRILGY
- a CDS encoding deoxyhypusine synthase family protein, with protein sequence MMERPITNFMLEHYRHFNAATTVDAAKAYVDQLESGHNMMITLAGAMSTAELGKSLAEMIRQDKVQIITCTGANLEEDIFNLVAHTHYKRVPNYRDLSPQDEMDLLNHHFNRVTDTCIPEEEAMRRIEQKLVDVWTKAKNEGKRFFPHEFLYQIIRSGVLEGSLDIDPKDSWMVAACEKNLPIIVPGWEDSTTGNMFAARCMRGEFQSSIVKSGIEYMMFLADWYMKNAGNKGVGFFQIGGGIAGDFPICTVPMLRQDMELDETPFWSYFCQISDSTTSYGSYSGAVPNEKITWEKLDIETPKFVIESDATIVAPLIFAYILGW
- a CDS encoding response regulator transcription factor encodes the protein MKLLLVEDEPDLLSLMERYLKREGYLCEHASNFKDGFIKINNYEYDCAIIDLNLPGGDGLKLVKMLREDNSETGILIVSARNTVEDRIRGLEIGADDYLTKPFNLSELNARIKAVLRRKTNQFNNELNFGKLILNTDERTAIADGNLLQLTKKEYDILVFLARNKNRVVTKDSIAEHLWGDYMDNAVSFDFIYAHVKNLRKKLAENNCGEFLKTVYGIGYKFHGN
- a CDS encoding HAMP domain-containing histidine kinase, producing MQLKKQYSLPIAIALASAMLLTVFLFPPEWYLKVAIVVIVPCMVLIIGNRLVTSERINAIRSQLENIIQTLEGFDLDEPKKVTFEISHLPIFNELNEYLMDLIDRVRSNYHANKQFTQNASHELQTPLAIIKGHAELLLQSRNIRKKESEALGLILQNANRLSKINNALILLSKIEHHRFADTEMVNFSKVTDDILSNFDDLIQMNGITIKKINNADMVVEMSKSLAEILITNLIQNAIRHNLKNGFIEMVYAADEFLVTNPGVELEYPPERLFKRFKKQSTSEESIGLGLSIIKKICDQNNLEVAYLHHDNMHTFKIKRLKNYARI
- a CDS encoding DUF1343 domain-containing protein; this encodes MPQPVAENKVVKTAAERVEVYMPLLEGNRIAMVVNQTSTIGSVHLVDSLFSLGVNIRKVFAPEHGFRGDADAGEKLTDGLDPKTGVPITSLYGKKRKPSKEDLEGIDLLVYDVQDVGVRFYTYISTMTLVMEACAEYGIPLVILDRPNPNGYYVDGPVLDTAWRSFVGMHPVPVVHGLTSGEFAMMITGERWINSAESCDLTVIPCENYDHNTFYELPVKPSPNLPNSRSIYLYPSICFFEATVLSEGRGTNKQFQLYGHPALPDSGFSFTPVSMPGAKFPKLQDQLCYGEDLTTIPLETIRNQRRIDLGYLLKAYHQFPDKDNFFLKTDFFEKLAGNETLRQQIKAGMSEDQIRSSWQEDLTNYKIMRKKYILYKDFE
- a CDS encoding GIY-YIG nuclease family protein, whose amino-acid sequence is MSDKIYAIVDIETTGGRASRDKITEIAIVLHDGEDIIDTYETLINPECSIPYGITELTGINQEMVADAPKFYEVARKIVEMTEDCIFVAHNVRFDYGFIRTEFQRLGFSFVRKQLCTVRLARKTIPGLGSYGLSNLIRYMGIEVDNRHRAMGDALATAELFRRIMEAQQNKTEVASMVNLGIKESKLPKNINMEYIHALPEECGVYYMHDKEGKVVYVGKSIDIKKRIASHFAEQSSKASRLQQLVHEITYEPTGSELIALLLESHEIKRIRPQVNRAQRSQRFPWAIHYYYNDDGFICFDVIRVAAKDRAKYHLISEYPKPAIAKGRLNFVLENFELCARYCNIQKGNGACFNHHVGKCHGACAGKEDRASYNIRAQEALESLTAIFKENFFIIDKGRSEEELGVVLVSDGNYQGFGYIDKQENHNASTLLDAIKYYPGNPETTRIIQSFLSKHPEVKVIKI